One region of Estrella lausannensis genomic DNA includes:
- a CDS encoding exodeoxyribonuclease VII small subunit, whose translation MTQHTFESAFARLEEIVEKMNQDAIALDDSLKLYEEGDSLIQFCAKKLQDAETKIETLIKNRDGELVMGDDKRPATQEFSPPKNGAAQ comes from the coding sequence ATGACCCAGCACACCTTTGAAAGCGCCTTTGCGAGACTGGAAGAGATCGTTGAGAAAATGAATCAGGACGCCATCGCGCTCGACGACTCACTGAAACTCTATGAAGAGGGAGATTCTCTCATACAGTTCTGCGCCAAAAAACTGCAGGATGCTGAAACCAAGATTGAAACACTGATCAAAAACCGAGACGGAGAGTTGGTCATGGGTGACGATAAAAGGCCCGCAACACAAGAGTTCTCACCGCCTAAAAACGGAGCGGCGCAATAA
- the xseA gene encoding exodeoxyribonuclease VII large subunit codes for MAQDEIILSVSEISNAVKFCLEKTFPAVSVRGEISNFKKQSSGHLYFSLKDESAQIACVMFRGDAASLEKPFKDGDSVIIKGAMNVYPAGGRYQIVVKELKLAGLGELLLRLEELKAKIHKKGWFDKSRKKALPKNPKRIGVVTSPTGAVIQDICNVLSRRYPGVHILLNPVKVQGAGAAEEIAAAIKQFNAHDLADVLIVGRGGGSMEDLFAFNEEIVAEAIFFSRIPVVCAVGHETDHCIAEYVADLRAPTPSAAAEMVVPDKSALSATVGKMQRGLSSALRKHVATLKIHLMQIAKSQVFKDPYRLIGAKAQALDDEKEVLDLKMRSLLETLKLRRAHLAKRLDSEKPTAKLLLRKQKLKHVNDRLNQLIRLKTLSFRSLIQKSKELLQASAVGQVRRLKDRVRSTHWRKNLDDAIKRLIIFKTRRLHHIQELMQAQDPKNLLGRGYSILFSEKGNSVIKSLDQLENEQNFTVMLSDGKAAARFTHRLKEK; via the coding sequence ATGGCGCAAGACGAAATCATTTTATCTGTATCCGAGATCTCCAATGCTGTCAAATTTTGTCTCGAAAAAACATTTCCCGCTGTGTCAGTGCGCGGGGAAATCAGCAATTTTAAAAAGCAGTCCTCGGGTCACCTCTACTTTTCCCTAAAAGATGAATCCGCACAAATAGCTTGCGTCATGTTCAGAGGGGATGCCGCATCGCTGGAAAAGCCGTTTAAAGACGGCGACAGCGTCATCATAAAAGGCGCCATGAATGTCTATCCAGCCGGCGGCCGCTACCAAATTGTCGTGAAAGAGCTCAAGTTGGCCGGCCTCGGTGAGCTGCTACTTCGTCTTGAGGAGCTGAAAGCAAAAATCCACAAAAAAGGCTGGTTTGACAAATCCAGAAAAAAAGCGCTGCCAAAAAACCCCAAACGGATTGGCGTGGTCACAAGCCCCACCGGTGCCGTCATTCAGGATATCTGCAATGTACTGAGCAGACGCTACCCTGGAGTTCACATCCTCTTGAACCCTGTCAAAGTGCAAGGAGCCGGAGCTGCCGAGGAGATCGCGGCAGCGATCAAACAATTCAACGCGCACGATCTCGCCGATGTCCTAATCGTTGGACGCGGCGGTGGCAGCATGGAAGATCTTTTTGCGTTCAATGAAGAGATTGTCGCCGAAGCGATTTTCTTCAGTAGAATTCCTGTTGTCTGTGCTGTCGGCCACGAAACCGACCACTGCATCGCGGAATATGTCGCCGACTTAAGGGCGCCGACGCCATCGGCGGCAGCTGAAATGGTGGTGCCGGATAAAAGCGCTTTGTCGGCCACTGTCGGCAAAATGCAACGCGGCTTGAGTTCAGCTCTCCGAAAGCACGTTGCTACTTTAAAAATCCACCTGATGCAGATTGCAAAGTCTCAGGTTTTTAAAGATCCTTACCGACTAATCGGTGCTAAAGCGCAGGCTCTCGATGATGAAAAAGAGGTGCTCGATCTTAAGATGCGCTCATTGCTTGAAACTTTGAAACTGCGCCGGGCGCACCTCGCCAAAAGACTGGACAGTGAAAAGCCGACCGCGAAACTGCTTTTGCGAAAACAAAAGCTTAAACACGTCAATGACAGACTCAATCAGTTAATCCGCTTAAAAACCCTCTCGTTTAGATCGTTGATCCAAAAAAGCAAAGAGCTGCTGCAAGCATCGGCAGTGGGGCAAGTGCGGCGCCTGAAAGACCGCGTCCGCTCCACTCATTGGCGAAAAAATCTGGATGACGCCATCAAACGTCTGATAATTTTCAAAACACGCAGACTGCACCACATTCAGGAGTTGATGCAGGCTCAAGATCCCAAGAATCTCCTCGGAAGAGGCTATAGTATTCTCTTTTCCGAAAAGGGAAATTCCGTTATAAAATCGCTTGACCAATTGGAAAATGAGCAAAATTTCACGGTGATGCTATCGGATGGCAAAGCCGCTGCTCGCTTCACTCACCGCCTGAAAGAAAAATAG
- a CDS encoding response regulator, with the protein MQGSVPKSLKRVLVIDDYFLNRELAVDLVKMLGFSVDAAATSSEAMTLFLKYHYDLVLMDIEMPGMDGYQLTEEIRKVKKEIKIVAFTAYAMPGDKEKCLNAGMDDYLSKPVEIDQFERILLKHLDENLNKGGSIC; encoded by the coding sequence ATGCAGGGATCGGTCCCTAAAAGTTTAAAACGCGTTTTGGTGATTGACGATTATTTTTTGAACCGCGAGCTTGCGGTCGATCTGGTTAAAATGCTGGGATTTTCCGTCGATGCCGCAGCAACTTCCTCGGAGGCGATGACGCTCTTTCTTAAATATCACTATGATCTTGTATTGATGGATATTGAGATGCCAGGTATGGACGGCTATCAGCTGACTGAAGAGATTAGAAAAGTGAAGAAAGAGATTAAGATTGTGGCTTTTACGGCTTATGCAATGCCGGGAGATAAAGAGAAGTGCTTAAATGCCGGCATGGATGACTATCTCAGTAAGCCGGTGGAAATTGACCAATTTGAGAGAATTCTCCTAAAGCATTTGGACGAGAACCTCAATAAAGGAGGCAGCATCTGCTAA
- the tpiA gene encoding triose-phosphate isomerase: protein MESEASVIIAGNWKMYKTNIEAVDFIRKLGEKIAPTKAQVLLAVPFTAIAPAAKEAEGSLIEIGAQNMNDASEGAFTGEVAAKMLIDAGAKFVILGHSERRRYFNEDDAFINRKVKRALKEGLKVILCVGESLSEREAEKTEEILQNQLKACLDGVSENDIKHLIIAYEPVWAIGTGLNATAPVVEETHLVIRQILATLYSEEVVKKVSIIYGGSVKPANAQAYIDEPNIDGLLVGGASLDLDTFDQIVNYQHHANT from the coding sequence ATGGAGTCGGAAGCAAGCGTCATCATCGCCGGCAACTGGAAGATGTACAAAACCAACATCGAAGCTGTCGATTTCATCAGGAAACTCGGAGAGAAAATCGCCCCCACCAAGGCGCAAGTTCTTCTCGCCGTTCCTTTTACCGCTATCGCGCCCGCCGCGAAAGAGGCGGAAGGATCCCTGATAGAAATCGGGGCGCAGAATATGAACGATGCCTCCGAAGGGGCATTTACAGGCGAAGTGGCGGCCAAGATGCTGATCGACGCCGGAGCGAAATTTGTCATTCTCGGCCACTCCGAAAGAAGACGCTATTTCAATGAAGATGACGCCTTCATCAACCGCAAGGTAAAAAGAGCTCTAAAGGAAGGGCTTAAAGTTATCTTGTGCGTTGGCGAGTCACTAAGCGAGCGGGAGGCGGAGAAGACTGAAGAAATTCTCCAAAATCAGCTAAAAGCCTGCCTCGATGGCGTTTCAGAAAATGACATTAAGCATTTGATTATCGCCTACGAGCCCGTGTGGGCGATTGGCACCGGTCTGAATGCAACAGCGCCAGTCGTTGAGGAGACTCATCTTGTCATCCGACAAATTTTAGCCACGCTTTACAGCGAAGAGGTGGTTAAAAAGGTATCTATCATTTACGGAGGCTCTGTAAAACCGGCAAACGCCCAGGCTTATATCGACGAGCCGAATATCGATGGGCTCTTAGTTGGCGGCGCTTCCCTTGATCTCGATACATTTGATCAAATAGTCAATTACCAACACCACGCAAACACATAA
- the secG gene encoding preprotein translocase subunit SecG has product MVSFFYFTALTFFLILAVLLSAMIYIQEGKGGGLGAAFGGEAQDSLFGTSTADILKTITGYMAAVFLVLCVLLSLWTSSMGRSQNIADESVIEEIQAE; this is encoded by the coding sequence ATGGTCTCATTTTTTTATTTCACAGCACTGACCTTCTTTCTGATTTTAGCAGTCCTCCTGAGCGCGATGATCTACATCCAGGAAGGCAAGGGAGGCGGACTGGGGGCTGCATTTGGAGGCGAGGCGCAGGATTCCCTTTTCGGAACATCGACAGCAGACATCCTGAAAACAATCACAGGTTACATGGCAGCCGTGTTTTTAGTGCTTTGCGTGCTTCTCTCTCTCTGGACTTCATCCATGGGAAGATCGCAGAATATCGCTGACGAGTCTGTTATTGAAGAGATTCAGGCTGAATAG
- the def gene encoding peptide deformylase, which produces MRLKITYYGNPLLRKKAQPVGSLTPEVKQLAQDMVETMFLENGIGLAANQVGSLLRIFVTAVPKKDDEGRLQPGQVKVYINPEIIEFSDDKVVYNEGCLSIPGLRGEVSRPFRVKIRALDIDGNAFEEELEGLDSVCVCHENDHLNGVLFIDRIKGKERDEMEKKLKQIKKDYHLGQ; this is translated from the coding sequence ATGCGCCTGAAAATCACCTACTACGGAAATCCCCTTTTAAGAAAGAAAGCACAACCGGTGGGCTCGCTCACGCCGGAAGTCAAACAGCTTGCTCAAGATATGGTGGAAACCATGTTTTTGGAAAACGGCATCGGACTTGCGGCAAATCAAGTAGGAAGCTTGCTGCGTATTTTTGTGACTGCGGTGCCTAAAAAAGACGATGAAGGCAGACTTCAGCCAGGCCAGGTCAAAGTCTACATCAATCCCGAGATTATTGAATTCAGCGACGACAAGGTTGTCTATAATGAAGGATGCCTTTCCATCCCCGGCTTAAGAGGCGAGGTTTCCCGCCCCTTTCGGGTCAAAATTAGAGCCCTTGATATCGATGGCAACGCTTTTGAAGAGGAATTGGAAGGACTGGATTCCGTCTGTGTCTGCCATGAGAACGACCATCTGAACGGAGTGCTCTTTATCGACCGGATCAAGGGAAAAGAACGGGACGAAATGGAAAAAAAGCTCAAACAGATCAAAAAAGATTATCACCTCGGACAATAG